A portion of the Bacillus thuringiensis genome contains these proteins:
- a CDS encoding YrzI family small protein produces the protein MTISVLFLSITIQRNTISKDEILHNEQIEKAMNDVKERQALYCDHL, from the coding sequence ATGACTATTAGCGTATTGTTTTTAAGTATTACGATTCAAAGAAATACAATTTCCAAAGATGAAATTCTTCATAATGAGCAAATTGAAAAAGCTATGAATGATGTTAAGGAGCGCCAAGCACTTTACTGTGATCACCTGTAA
- a CDS encoding YrzI family small protein — protein MTFHIFFFTTVLQKNTLSETEINRKQQLKQLTDKITDIKSSYYTQMY, from the coding sequence ATGACTTTTCATATTTTCTTTTTTACGACTGTGCTTCAAAAAAATACTTTATCTGAAACTGAAATCAATCGTAAACAACAGTTAAAACAACTGACTGATAAAATAACTGATATTAAAAGTTCATACTACACTCAAATGTATTAA
- a CDS encoding YrzI family small protein produces MKFKAFFLTITIQKRKLSQKEILREQHIQNIMDEVKERQSSYYTRLF; encoded by the coding sequence ATGAAATTTAAAGCATTCTTTTTAACTATCACCATTCAAAAACGTAAGCTTTCACAGAAAGAGATTTTACGTGAGCAACACATTCAAAATATTATGGACGAAGTAAAAGAGCGCCAATCTTCTTATTACACTCGTCTTTTCTAA
- a CDS encoding YrzI family small protein, which produces MKFKVFFLTITIQKNTFSESEMLHERQINQAMDHVKERQSHYCSHL; this is translated from the coding sequence ATGAAATTTAAAGTATTCTTTTTAACCATTACCATTCAAAAAAATACATTTTCCGAGTCTGAAATGCTTCATGAGCGACAAATTAATCAGGCTATGGATCATGTAAAAGAAAGACAAAGTCATTACTGTAGTCACCTGTAA